In the genome of Lagopus muta isolate bLagMut1 chromosome 21, bLagMut1 primary, whole genome shotgun sequence, one region contains:
- the VWA1 gene encoding von Willebrand factor A domain-containing protein 1 isoform X1, with the protein MLAEAALVLGVWLQLAAGQEAPGQGPQPSISNSEGDILFLLDSSGSVSYYEFSKVKEFMWDLVRPFTFGPNDVQTSIIHISTTPTMEFPFDRYLSRGTVQQAIRDTRQLMGDTNTGKALSFAKEKLFSNDAGARPDVPKVLVWVTDGFSSDDISEPMQLLKDMGVTVFIVSTGRGNYLELSAAASQPPEKHLHFVDVDDLPIITKELRDAMLDVIQANRLHVVDITSSSFRLTWPQLLSQETGYYTLQYAPTDDLAAKRTVQVSGAHTSLTLSNLAPETTYEVALVPESNVHYFPPQTIRVTTLAEEISPAQIVISDSRPHSFQVSWAPTPDSVTSYQVLYGPLRGDSAQLLEVDGTHNSTVVENLAPNTTYLVTVTAIYSSGKEKSLSAKACTQEEGSKVRHLRFEDLGSNTLKASWDAADGKVLGYRVRCRRQTGPSSLISVSPQIHSVLLTDMAPGTTNKVCVKSMYKDQPGKGLCRMVHMQPATEAPGYKHRQRA; encoded by the exons ATGCTGGCCGAGGCAGCTCTTGTGCTTGGTGTGTGGCTGCAGCTCGCTGCGGGGCAGGAAGCACCTGGCCAAG GTCCTCAGCCCTCCATTTCCAATTCAGAGGGAGACATCCTCTTCTTACTGGACAGCTCTGGCAGCGTCTCCTACTATGAATTCTCCAAGGTCAAGGAATTCATGTGGGACCTCGTGCGGCCTTTCACCTTTGGCCCCAACGATGTCCAGACCAGCATCATCCACATCAGCACGACCCCCACCATGGAGTTCCCCTTTGACCGGTACCTGTCCCGTGGGACGGTGCAGCAAGCCATCCGGGACACCAGACAGCTCATGGGTGACACCAACACAGGCAAAGCACTCTCCTTTGCCAAGGAGAAGCTCTTCAGCAATGATGCTGGTGCCCGGCCAGATGTGCCCAAGGTTCTGGTTTGGGTGACGGATGGGTTCTCCAGTGACGACATCTCTGAGCCCATGCAGCTCCTGAAGGACATGGGAGTGACAGTCTTCATTGTCAGCACAGGGCGGGGGAATTACCTGGAGttgtctgctgctgccagccagcCTCCTGAGAAGCACCTGCACTTTGTGGACGTGGATGACCTCCCCATCATCACCAAGGAGCTGCGAGATGCTATGCTAG ATGTTATCCAAGCAAATCGGCTCCATGTGGTGGATATCACATCAAGTAGCTTCCGTCTGACGTGGCCCCAACTCCTCTCTCAAGAAACCGGTTACTACACCCTGCAGTATGCTCCAACAGATGACCTGGCAGCCAAGAGGACAGTGCAGGTGTCCGGGGCTCACACCAGCCTCACACTGAGCAATCTTGCTCCAGAAACTACGTATGAGGTGGCACTCGTTCCTGAATCCAACGTCCACTACTTCCCTCCCCAGACAATAAGGGTTACCACCCTGGCAG AGGAAATCAGTCCAGCTCAGATTGTCATCTCAGACTCCAGGCCGCACAGCTTCCAGGTCAGCTGGGCACCTACACCAGACAGTGTGACTAGCTACCAGGTCCTGTATGGGCCACTTCGTGGGGACTCAGCgcagctgctggaggtggaTGGCACCCACAACAGCACTGTTGTGGAGAACCTAGCACCCAACACCACCTATCTGGTGACGGTGACTGCGATCTACAGTTCAGGAAAGGAGAAATCGCTGTCAGCCAAAGCATGCACTCAGGAAg AGGGCTCCAAAGTGAGGCATCTTCGCTTTGAAGACTTGGGTTCCAACACCCTGAAGGCTTCATGGGATGCTGCAGATGGGAAGGTCCTCGGTTACCGAGTCAGGTGCCGGCGGCAAACCGGCCCTTCATCACTCATCAGTGTGTCACCACAAATCCACAGTGTGCTCCTCACAGACATGGCCCCAGGCACCACAAACAAAGTGTGTGTCAAGTCCATGTACAAGGATCAGCCGGGCAAGGGGCTGTGCCGCATGGTGCACATGCAGCCAG CTACAGAAGCCCCAGGGTACAAGCACAGACAGAGGGCATGA
- the VWA1 gene encoding von Willebrand factor A domain-containing protein 1 isoform X2: MLAEAALVLGVWLQLAAGQEAPGQGPQPSISNSEGDILFLLDSSGSVSYYEFSKVKEFMWDLVRPFTFGPNDVQTSIIHISTTPTMEFPFDRYLSRGTVQQAIRDTRQLMGDTNTGKALSFAKEKLFSNDAGARPDVPKVLVWVTDGFSSDDISEPMQLLKDMGVTVFIVSTGRGNYLELSAAASQPPEKHLHFVDVDDLPIITKELRDAMLDVIQANRLHVVDITSSSFRLTWPQLLSQETGYYTLQYAPTDDLAAKRTVQVSGAHTSLTLSNLAPETTYEVALVPESNVHYFPPQTIRVTTLAEEISPAQIVISDSRPHSFQVSWAPTPDSVTSYQVLYGPLRGDSAQLLEVDGTHNSTVVENLAPNTTYLVTVTAIYSSGKEKSLSAKACTQEEGSKVRHLRFEDLGSNTLKASWDAADGKVLGYRVRCRRQTGPSSLISVSPQIHSVLLTDMAPGTTNKVCVKSMYKDQPGKGLCRMVHMQPEAPGYKHRQRA, translated from the exons ATGCTGGCCGAGGCAGCTCTTGTGCTTGGTGTGTGGCTGCAGCTCGCTGCGGGGCAGGAAGCACCTGGCCAAG GTCCTCAGCCCTCCATTTCCAATTCAGAGGGAGACATCCTCTTCTTACTGGACAGCTCTGGCAGCGTCTCCTACTATGAATTCTCCAAGGTCAAGGAATTCATGTGGGACCTCGTGCGGCCTTTCACCTTTGGCCCCAACGATGTCCAGACCAGCATCATCCACATCAGCACGACCCCCACCATGGAGTTCCCCTTTGACCGGTACCTGTCCCGTGGGACGGTGCAGCAAGCCATCCGGGACACCAGACAGCTCATGGGTGACACCAACACAGGCAAAGCACTCTCCTTTGCCAAGGAGAAGCTCTTCAGCAATGATGCTGGTGCCCGGCCAGATGTGCCCAAGGTTCTGGTTTGGGTGACGGATGGGTTCTCCAGTGACGACATCTCTGAGCCCATGCAGCTCCTGAAGGACATGGGAGTGACAGTCTTCATTGTCAGCACAGGGCGGGGGAATTACCTGGAGttgtctgctgctgccagccagcCTCCTGAGAAGCACCTGCACTTTGTGGACGTGGATGACCTCCCCATCATCACCAAGGAGCTGCGAGATGCTATGCTAG ATGTTATCCAAGCAAATCGGCTCCATGTGGTGGATATCACATCAAGTAGCTTCCGTCTGACGTGGCCCCAACTCCTCTCTCAAGAAACCGGTTACTACACCCTGCAGTATGCTCCAACAGATGACCTGGCAGCCAAGAGGACAGTGCAGGTGTCCGGGGCTCACACCAGCCTCACACTGAGCAATCTTGCTCCAGAAACTACGTATGAGGTGGCACTCGTTCCTGAATCCAACGTCCACTACTTCCCTCCCCAGACAATAAGGGTTACCACCCTGGCAG AGGAAATCAGTCCAGCTCAGATTGTCATCTCAGACTCCAGGCCGCACAGCTTCCAGGTCAGCTGGGCACCTACACCAGACAGTGTGACTAGCTACCAGGTCCTGTATGGGCCACTTCGTGGGGACTCAGCgcagctgctggaggtggaTGGCACCCACAACAGCACTGTTGTGGAGAACCTAGCACCCAACACCACCTATCTGGTGACGGTGACTGCGATCTACAGTTCAGGAAAGGAGAAATCGCTGTCAGCCAAAGCATGCACTCAGGAAg AGGGCTCCAAAGTGAGGCATCTTCGCTTTGAAGACTTGGGTTCCAACACCCTGAAGGCTTCATGGGATGCTGCAGATGGGAAGGTCCTCGGTTACCGAGTCAGGTGCCGGCGGCAAACCGGCCCTTCATCACTCATCAGTGTGTCACCACAAATCCACAGTGTGCTCCTCACAGACATGGCCCCAGGCACCACAAACAAAGTGTGTGTCAAGTCCATGTACAAGGATCAGCCGGGCAAGGGGCTGTGCCGCATGGTGCACATGCAGCCAG AAGCCCCAGGGTACAAGCACAGACAGAGGGCATGA